One Ictalurus furcatus strain D&B chromosome 24, Billie_1.0, whole genome shotgun sequence DNA segment encodes these proteins:
- the c19h1orf109 gene encoding ribosome biogenesis protein C1orf109 homolog isoform X2, giving the protein MSQPALLQFHQELRKCFQSLKANQTVWKGVLEECTPLLSSLGNLAEQLRALKSVEIANTPLSTFPNLPERLQHKLLNAVDTVLGELSEKVNALGLVRDSVCKQVAAVFQMYEQNSDLLPISTCVARSALSPSIADMLEWLQDAERYYRMQCIQRKNLLQLLKPDDLTLLETAPKRWTSLDSPRGEDRISDALFQVSFFMESD; this is encoded by the exons atgtCTCAGCCAGCACTATTGCAGTTTCACCAAGAGCTCAGAAAATGCTTTCAGAGTTTAAAGGCGAATCAGACTGTTTGGAAGGGAGTGCTTGAGGAATGTACACCTTTGCTGAGTTCCTTGGGGAACCTGGCAGAACAGCTGAGGGCGCTGAAGAGCGTTGAAATTGCAAACACTCCACTCAGTACTTTTCCAAACCTTCCAGAGCGCCTTCAGCACAAACTACTCAATGCTGTAGACACAGTCCTGGGGGAATTAAGTGAGAAAGT gAATGCTCTTGGTTTGGTGCGAGATTCTGTCTGTAAGCAGGTGGCTGCTGTTTTCCAGATGTATGAACAAAACTCTGACCTACTTCCTATTAGCACATGTGTGGCCAGATCTGCTCTCTCGCCCTCTATCGCCGACATGctggagtggctacaggacgcGGAACGCTACTATCGGATGCA ATGCATCCAGAGGAAGAACCTGTTACAGCTACTGAAGCCGGATGATCTTACACTCCTAGAGACAGCACCAAAGAGATGGACATCTTTAGATTCGCCTAGAGGAGAGGACAGAATTTCAG ATGCACTCTTTCAAGTGTCCTTCTTCATGGAATCTGATTAA
- the c19h1orf109 gene encoding ribosome biogenesis protein C1orf109 homolog isoform X1: protein MSQPALLQFHQELRKCFQSLKANQTVWKGVLEECTPLLSSLGNLAEQLRALKSVEIANTPLSTFPNLPERLQHKLLNAVDTVLGELSEKVNALGLVRDSVCKQVAAVFQMYEQNSDLLPISTCVARSALSPSIADMLEWLQDAERYYRMQYPRSDTLVYSCFLQLFTFYRVLQSQYKLHITSITIRKHSHRFEPPITEVRGKRANH from the exons atgtCTCAGCCAGCACTATTGCAGTTTCACCAAGAGCTCAGAAAATGCTTTCAGAGTTTAAAGGCGAATCAGACTGTTTGGAAGGGAGTGCTTGAGGAATGTACACCTTTGCTGAGTTCCTTGGGGAACCTGGCAGAACAGCTGAGGGCGCTGAAGAGCGTTGAAATTGCAAACACTCCACTCAGTACTTTTCCAAACCTTCCAGAGCGCCTTCAGCACAAACTACTCAATGCTGTAGACACAGTCCTGGGGGAATTAAGTGAGAAAGT gAATGCTCTTGGTTTGGTGCGAGATTCTGTCTGTAAGCAGGTGGCTGCTGTTTTCCAGATGTATGAACAAAACTCTGACCTACTTCCTATTAGCACATGTGTGGCCAGATCTGCTCTCTCGCCCTCTATCGCCGACATGctggagtggctacaggacgcGGAACGCTACTATCGGATGCAGTATCCCAGATCTGACACTCTTGTTTATTCATGTTTCCTCCAGCTCTTTACTTTCTACAGGGTGCTGCAGAGTCAGTACAAGTTGCACATCACATCCATAACAATTAGAAAACACTCACACAGATTCGAACCCCCGATcacggaggtgcgaggcaaacgtgctaaccactaa
- the cldn35 gene encoding claudin-4, giving the protein MVNTGMQLISFTCAVTGWVMAIAVTALPQWKVTAFIGPNILTSEIVWQGIWMNCIYQTTGHMQCKTYDSLLALPPDIQAARALMCVAIFLGWLSCTVSCCGMKCTTCAGDDRHAKAGIALSGGVLFILTGLCVLIPVSWTANTVVQDFYNPNVPIQRKRELGQAIYLGWAAAVILIISGIVLSTTCSYIEKGHYRRGYMGRSFANSRPSPLDPPKPISTNSVPLKEYV; this is encoded by the coding sequence ATGGTGAATACAGGTATGCAGCTGATCAGCTTCACCTGCGCCGTTACCGGCTGGGTCATGGCTATCGCCGTGACTGCGCTGCCCCAGTGGAAGGTCACGGCCTTCATCGGACCCAACATCCTCACTTCGGAGATCGTGTGGCAGGGCATCTGGATGAACTGCATCTACCAGACCACTGGGCACATGCAATGCAAGACTTATGACTCGTTGCTGGCGCTGCCGCCAGACATCCAGGCGGCCCGTGCTCTCATGTGTGTGGCCATCTTCCTGGGCTGGCTGTCCTGCACGGTGTCCTGTTGCGGAATGAAGTGCACCACTTGCGCCGGGGATGATCGCCATGCCAAGGCTGGCATAGCGCTGTCCGGCGGGGTGCTCTTCATCCTAACAGGCCTGTGTGTGCTCATCCCCGTGTCCTGGACAGCCAACACAGTTGTGCAGGACTTCTATAACCCCAATGTTCCCATCCAGAGGAAGCGCGAGTTGGGCCAGGCCATCTATCTGGGCTGGGCGGCCGCTGTCATTCTCATCATCAGCGGCATTGTCCTGAGCACCACCTGCTCCTACATCGAGAAAGGACACTACAGACGTGGCTACATGGGCCGCAGCTTTGCTAATTCCAGGCCGTCCCCACTGGATCCCCCGAAACCCATCAGCACCAACAGCGTGCCCCTTAAGGAGTATGTCTAA